A single window of Terriglobales bacterium DNA harbors:
- the rpmH gene encoding 50S ribosomal protein L34, with amino-acid sequence MPKRTFQPNRRHRSKTHGFRQRMKTKSGRAVLSRRRSKGRKRVSVKPGFRE; translated from the coding sequence ATGCCTAAACGCACGTTCCAGCCTAACCGTCGCCACCGCTCCAAGACGCACGGATTCCGGCAGAGAATGAAAACCAAGAGTGGACGCGCGGTGCTTTCGCGGCGTCGTTCCAAGGGGCGCAAGCGAGTCTCGGTGAAGCCAGGCTTCCGCGAGTAG
- the yidD gene encoding membrane protein insertion efficiency factor YidD, giving the protein MKRALLLLLRGYKWLLSPMLPASCRFVPTCSEYAMEAVERFGALQGGIKAGWRLLRCHPFSRGGYDPVVRNRLTSAENRVN; this is encoded by the coding sequence ATGAAGCGAGCACTTCTCCTGCTGTTACGTGGATATAAATGGCTTCTCTCGCCTATGCTGCCGGCCTCCTGTCGCTTTGTTCCAACCTGCTCCGAATATGCCATGGAGGCGGTGGAGCGATTCGGCGCCCTCCAGGGAGGAATTAAAGCGGGGTGGCGGCTTCTGAGGTGCCATCCCTTTTCCAGGGGTGGCTATGACCCAGTGGTCCGTAACCGGCTGACTTCCGCGGAAAACAGGGTGAATTGA
- the yidC gene encoding membrane protein insertase YidC: MSEFKNPQQDPGLERRLLLVFALTFLIILAVQPILKRFAPAAPEEPKPVQQQAATPTPPAPLSPPSAPKSSRSTASTPVPTKQATAESEVVIENDLYRITFTNRGAQVKSWVLKKFDDDFGRPLELVNSPAASKYGFPLSLWTYDETLRNKLNSAMYVSSATGTQRTPAQVTFEYSDGDTTVRKSFGFDHSYVVRAETTVTHNGNLQSAFLAWPAGFGDQTTPSAYAAGRIVSYSGGTNWHGGQAVQQIPIKKVSSGATINGPLLWAGAEDQYFAAVFLPDQPETAALVTMRNVIELPKNPEKPNPQEVVREEVIGTAVGDLKGPTTERVFVGPKELDVVESVHAAAMAGQQAPSDLRGLVNFGTFGIIARPLFIWLRWTYKYVGNWGWAIIIQTVIITLVLLPLRISGMKSSLKMQKAAPQIKAIQEKYKKYSMRDPRRAQMNQEVAALYKKEGVNPVGGCLPLVLQMPFLIAYYAMLGAAIELRHAHWLWVRDLSSPDPWHILPILVILGTLLVQRMTPAAGMDPAQQKMMNLMMPLMLGVISWNLAAGLCLYWAFSNLIAIVQQVVMNRTELGREMRAELEKRARKSKGK; the protein is encoded by the coding sequence TTGAGCGAATTTAAAAATCCCCAACAAGATCCCGGCCTCGAGCGCCGGCTGCTGCTGGTGTTTGCGCTGACGTTTTTAATCATCCTGGCAGTGCAGCCGATCCTGAAGCGCTTTGCGCCCGCCGCCCCGGAAGAACCCAAGCCGGTACAGCAGCAAGCGGCCACACCCACGCCGCCAGCGCCTCTAAGCCCGCCGTCCGCTCCGAAATCGTCCCGCAGTACAGCCTCCACGCCGGTTCCCACGAAGCAGGCGACCGCGGAATCCGAGGTTGTGATCGAGAACGACCTTTACCGGATCACGTTCACCAACCGTGGCGCGCAGGTCAAGTCGTGGGTGCTGAAGAAATTCGATGACGATTTCGGGCGTCCACTCGAGCTGGTGAATTCGCCAGCCGCTTCCAAATATGGTTTCCCACTCTCACTCTGGACCTACGATGAAACTCTCCGCAACAAGCTGAACTCGGCGATGTATGTGTCCAGTGCCACCGGCACGCAACGCACGCCGGCACAGGTTACGTTTGAGTATTCCGATGGCGATACCACCGTACGCAAAAGCTTTGGCTTCGATCACAGCTACGTAGTGCGCGCCGAGACTACGGTCACACATAACGGAAACCTGCAATCGGCATTTCTGGCATGGCCCGCTGGGTTCGGTGACCAGACCACTCCCAGTGCCTATGCCGCGGGACGTATCGTCTCGTACTCTGGGGGGACCAATTGGCATGGGGGCCAGGCGGTCCAGCAAATTCCCATAAAGAAGGTCAGCAGCGGCGCCACCATTAACGGGCCATTGCTATGGGCCGGGGCTGAAGATCAATACTTTGCTGCTGTATTCCTTCCTGACCAGCCGGAAACGGCGGCCCTAGTAACAATGCGCAATGTCATTGAGCTTCCCAAGAATCCCGAGAAGCCCAACCCACAGGAGGTGGTGAGGGAGGAGGTCATCGGCACAGCCGTCGGTGACCTTAAAGGACCTACGACGGAGAGAGTTTTCGTCGGCCCTAAGGAACTGGACGTTGTGGAGTCCGTTCACGCGGCAGCAATGGCGGGACAGCAAGCCCCCAGCGATCTGCGTGGACTGGTGAACTTCGGCACTTTCGGGATCATCGCGCGGCCGCTCTTCATCTGGCTGCGCTGGACCTACAAGTATGTTGGCAATTGGGGCTGGGCCATCATCATCCAGACCGTCATCATCACTCTGGTTTTGCTGCCTCTTCGCATTTCCGGCATGAAGTCGTCGCTCAAGATGCAGAAGGCGGCGCCACAGATCAAGGCCATTCAGGAAAAATATAAGAAGTACAGCATGCGCGACCCGCGGCGCGCGCAAATGAACCAGGAAGTCGCGGCGCTTTACAAAAAAGAGGGTGTGAACCCGGTGGGCGGGTGCCTGCCGCTTGTGCTCCAAATGCCTTTTTTGATCGCCTACTACGCCATGCTCGGCGCGGCGATTGAGTTGCGACACGCGCATTGGCTATGGGTCCGCGACCTTTCGTCGCCCGATCCGTGGCATATCCTGCCAATTCTTGTGATCCTGGGGACCTTGCTGGTCCAGCGCATGACCCCTGCCGCGGGGATGGATCCAGCGCAACAGAAAATGATGAACCTGATGATGCCGCTTATGCTCGGCGTGATCAGTTGGAATCTGGCGGCCGGATTGTGTTTGTATTGGGCGTTTAGCAACTTGATCGCAATCGTGCAGCAGGTTGTGATGAACCGCACCGAATTGGGACGCGAGATGCGCGCCGAATTGGAAAAGCGCGCGCGTAAGAGCAAAGGGAAGTAG
- the gyrB gene encoding DNA topoisomerase (ATP-hydrolyzing) subunit B has translation MATKATTLAQPVAEPKLKNGKSTTEGTVAAVNGNGAQEYTADSIKVLGGMEAVRKRPAMYIGSTGELGLHHLVYEVVDNSVDEALAGFADRIDTVIHIDNSITVVDNGRGIPVDDMEIDGEKVPAAQVVMTKLHAGGKFDTSSYKVSGGLHGVGVSCVNALSEELELEIRRDGFTWEQTYSKGEPTSKLKKTGQAKKRGTKVHFKPDTTIFTTTEYNFDTLAQRLRELAFLNKGLLITLTDERATDPKTGEPKKVEFKYNGGIAEFIKHLNKGKSVLHDRPIYMEAERDGVVLEIGLQYNDGYSESIFSFANNINTVDGGTHLSGFRTALTRTINYAGQQLGLFKDIKENLTGDDVREGLVAVISVKLPQPQFEGQTKGKLNSDIAGIVQAFVNERLGAFFEQNPPIGRRIINKAIEAARAREAARKARDLTRRKGAMDGGGLPGKLADCSERQPDRCELFLVEGESAGGTAKQGRDRRFQAILPLKGKILNVEKARYDKMLSHEGIRDMITALGTGISKEDFDPAKLRYGKVILMTDADVDGSHIRTLLLTFFFRHMQELIKRGNVFIAQPPLYSLKKGKSQQYIKDDRDFVKVMVKRAADGLTVRYGEGAARLEGAPLTRFMTILNEYLSFFDKVDKRLRDQKVTELLPKLDLAKRADFEGDKKNAPRKIVQLEKELKKLQKPQGFKNVELRFDEEHNLWEAVFVNAQGAEHVLNWELASTPEYRQMMSKYKQIEANMEPPFVIETMAKAPAAAAGANGDELSDAEREEQEKAQKKTPKAAAKKKSAEPEVVEKHSARELFDHVLNEGRKDFIIQRYKGLGEMTAEQLWETTMDPERRTLLSVKLEDIAECEAIFTTLMGEDVEARRKFIEDNALDVKNLDI, from the coding sequence ATGGCCACAAAAGCAACCACCCTTGCTCAACCCGTTGCCGAACCAAAATTGAAAAACGGCAAGTCCACTACGGAGGGCACAGTCGCCGCCGTAAACGGAAATGGCGCGCAGGAGTACACCGCCGATTCCATCAAGGTTCTTGGTGGCATGGAAGCCGTACGCAAGCGCCCAGCCATGTATATCGGCTCCACGGGCGAGCTCGGACTTCATCACCTGGTTTACGAGGTAGTTGATAATTCGGTTGACGAAGCGCTGGCCGGCTTTGCCGATCGTATTGACACTGTCATCCACATTGATAATTCCATCACCGTAGTTGATAACGGCCGCGGTATTCCCGTGGACGACATGGAAATTGATGGCGAGAAAGTCCCTGCTGCTCAGGTGGTAATGACCAAGCTGCATGCCGGCGGCAAGTTCGATACCTCCAGCTATAAAGTTTCCGGTGGACTGCACGGCGTCGGTGTTTCGTGCGTTAACGCGCTCAGCGAAGAGCTCGAGCTGGAAATCCGGCGTGACGGATTTACCTGGGAGCAGACCTACTCCAAAGGTGAGCCCACCAGCAAGCTGAAGAAAACTGGCCAAGCCAAGAAGCGAGGCACCAAGGTCCACTTCAAGCCCGACACTACGATTTTCACCACTACGGAATACAACTTCGATACCCTGGCTCAGCGCCTGCGCGAGCTGGCTTTCCTGAATAAAGGCCTGCTGATTACGTTGACCGATGAGCGCGCGACTGACCCAAAGACGGGTGAACCCAAGAAAGTTGAATTCAAGTACAACGGTGGCATCGCGGAATTTATCAAGCACCTGAACAAAGGCAAGAGCGTGCTCCACGACCGTCCTATTTACATGGAGGCGGAGCGCGACGGTGTGGTGCTGGAGATTGGGCTGCAGTACAACGATGGCTATTCGGAGAGTATTTTCAGCTTTGCGAACAACATCAACACGGTAGATGGTGGCACGCACCTCTCCGGATTCCGGACCGCCCTCACCCGCACCATCAACTATGCCGGCCAGCAGTTGGGCCTGTTCAAGGACATCAAAGAGAATCTTACCGGCGACGACGTTCGCGAGGGCCTGGTGGCGGTAATCAGCGTAAAACTGCCGCAGCCTCAGTTTGAAGGCCAGACCAAGGGCAAGTTGAATTCCGACATCGCCGGAATCGTGCAGGCGTTCGTGAACGAGCGTTTGGGCGCGTTCTTCGAACAGAACCCCCCGATTGGCCGCCGGATTATCAACAAGGCGATCGAAGCAGCGCGCGCGCGTGAAGCCGCCCGCAAGGCGCGCGACCTGACCCGCCGCAAAGGCGCCATGGACGGAGGCGGCCTGCCGGGTAAGCTGGCCGACTGTTCCGAGCGCCAGCCCGACCGCTGCGAACTCTTCCTGGTAGAAGGCGAATCCGCAGGCGGCACTGCCAAGCAGGGCCGCGACCGCCGTTTTCAGGCGATCCTGCCGCTTAAGGGCAAAATTCTAAACGTGGAGAAGGCCCGCTACGACAAGATGCTCAGCCACGAAGGCATCCGTGACATGATCACCGCCCTCGGCACCGGCATTTCCAAAGAGGACTTCGATCCGGCAAAGCTGCGCTACGGCAAAGTCATCCTGATGACCGACGCCGACGTGGACGGGTCGCACATTCGGACGTTGCTGCTGACCTTCTTCTTCCGCCACATGCAGGAGCTGATCAAGCGTGGCAATGTGTTCATCGCGCAGCCGCCGCTCTACTCTCTGAAGAAAGGCAAGTCGCAGCAGTACATCAAAGACGACCGCGACTTCGTCAAGGTGATGGTGAAGCGCGCGGCTGATGGTTTGACTGTCCGCTACGGCGAAGGCGCCGCCCGCCTGGAAGGTGCGCCGCTCACTCGCTTCATGACCATACTGAACGAGTATCTGAGTTTCTTCGACAAAGTGGACAAGCGTTTGCGCGATCAGAAAGTCACCGAGCTGCTGCCCAAACTCGATTTGGCGAAGCGTGCTGATTTCGAAGGCGACAAGAAGAACGCGCCGCGCAAGATCGTCCAGCTCGAAAAGGAATTGAAGAAGCTGCAAAAACCGCAAGGCTTCAAGAACGTGGAGTTGCGCTTCGACGAAGAGCACAATTTGTGGGAGGCGGTGTTCGTCAACGCCCAGGGCGCCGAGCACGTGCTGAATTGGGAGTTGGCGTCTACGCCCGAGTACCGTCAGATGATGTCGAAGTACAAGCAGATTGAAGCCAACATGGAGCCGCCGTTCGTGATTGAGACCATGGCCAAAGCTCCTGCCGCCGCAGCTGGCGCAAACGGCGACGAACTGAGCGATGCGGAGCGCGAAGAGCAGGAAAAAGCCCAGAAAAAGACGCCCAAGGCGGCAGCGAAGAAAAAATCAGCTGAGCCCGAAGTGGTGGAGAAACATAGCGCCCGCGAACTCTTTGACCATGTGCTGAACGAGGGACGCAAGGACTTCATCATCCAACGCTACAAAGGTCTGGGCGAAATGACCGCAGAACAGCTTTGGGAGACGACGATGGATCCCGAGCGTCGTACCCTGCTCTCAGTAAAGCTGGAAGACATCGCTGAGTGCGAAGCCATCTTTACCACCCTGATGGGCGAAGATGTCGAGGCGCGGCGCAAGTTCATCGAGGACAATGCGCTGGATGTGAAGAACCTGGACATTTAG
- a CDS encoding DUF6328 family protein — MAQLKDKIENALNEARILILGGQVLIGFSYRAVFEPGFRGLTSFSRTLLTVSLGLMLVGLGLALSPASYHRIVEAGQISERFHRFLTVVLDIGLLPFAFALGAGMYVAGERLGNTRLAIVTGLLTLTAALSSWYGLELFKRLREEGRGRVSATVCPSGTMPNQPGEVQQPSLTEKIKEVLIEARMVLPGAQALLGFQFIIILMDGFNELPVSSQYIHFASLAASAICTILLITPAAYHRIVLAGEDSEDFHQFAGRIMLVSMFFIGLGSSGDFYVVCRKVTGSVPLSIGLSAALLAFFYGLWFGWTTYRRRTA, encoded by the coding sequence GTGGCCCAGTTAAAAGACAAGATCGAGAACGCGCTGAACGAGGCGCGCATATTGATTCTTGGCGGTCAGGTGCTGATCGGATTCAGCTACCGGGCCGTCTTCGAACCGGGATTCCGGGGGTTGACATCGTTCTCGCGTACGCTGCTGACCGTGAGTTTGGGACTGATGCTGGTTGGTTTGGGCTTGGCACTCTCGCCCGCTTCCTACCACCGTATTGTCGAAGCTGGCCAAATCAGCGAACGCTTTCATCGATTTTTGACCGTGGTGCTCGACATTGGACTGCTGCCGTTCGCGTTTGCTCTGGGTGCGGGCATGTATGTGGCCGGCGAAAGATTGGGTAACACAAGGCTGGCTATCGTCACAGGCCTGCTGACCCTGACCGCGGCCTTGTCCAGTTGGTACGGATTAGAGTTGTTCAAGCGGCTCAGGGAGGAAGGGCGGGGCCGGGTTTCAGCTACGGTCTGTCCCTCAGGAACAATGCCGAATCAGCCCGGAGAAGTTCAGCAACCCAGTCTTACTGAGAAGATCAAAGAAGTGTTGATCGAAGCCCGCATGGTTCTGCCAGGGGCTCAGGCGTTGCTGGGCTTTCAATTCATCATCATCCTGATGGACGGATTCAACGAACTGCCAGTGTCATCCCAATACATCCATTTTGCCAGCCTCGCCGCCAGTGCAATCTGCACCATACTGCTGATTACCCCCGCCGCCTACCACCGCATCGTGCTCGCGGGTGAAGATAGCGAAGACTTTCACCAGTTTGCCGGGCGCATCATGCTGGTTTCAATGTTCTTTATTGGGTTAGGAAGCAGCGGCGACTTCTACGTGGTGTGCCGCAAAGTAACCGGTTCGGTACCTTTGAGCATAGGCCTCTCGGCAGCGCTGCTGGCGTTCTTCTATGGCTTGTGGTTTGGCTGGACGACCTACCGGCGACGGACGGCATAG
- the dnaA gene encoding chromosomal replication initiator protein DnaA yields MSVTSAAISPNPWVRILDALEKKINRHSYDTWLKPTRYSHASGTVIYVRVPTPEFRHISEKYADLIQEALDNLGLEFEDVKFVTPEDDPAATPVRHDGGLSAAAAVTTALVGGQSRFDWDGAAQLNPRYTFDGFVIGAGNQFAHAASLAVAERPSKAYNPLFLYGGVGMGKTHLMQAIGHEIKKRAPQVAICYLSSEKFTNEMINSLRYDKMSSFRDKFRNVDVLLVDDIQFLAQKERTQEEFFHTFNALHESMKQIVIASDRPPKELAEIEDRLRSRFEWGLIADIQPPDLETKVAILQKKAEQEHVTLPTDVALYIASNIRSNVRELEGALIRLIAHSSLIGAEITLPYTQQVLKNFIDSQARKVTIEAIQKAVAEQFGLRLVEIKAKNNSRAIVYPRQIAMYLAKHLTEASLPEIGRQFGGKHHTTVLHSVEKIDDVRKNDKDLNRLLNKLTETLGG; encoded by the coding sequence ATGTCTGTTACAAGTGCAGCAATCTCCCCCAATCCTTGGGTCCGCATCCTCGACGCGCTTGAGAAAAAAATCAATCGCCACTCGTACGACACGTGGCTGAAGCCCACACGTTACAGCCACGCCAGTGGCACGGTCATTTATGTCCGCGTGCCGACTCCGGAGTTCCGCCACATCAGCGAGAAGTACGCCGACCTGATTCAGGAAGCTCTGGACAACCTTGGCCTCGAATTTGAGGACGTAAAGTTCGTCACCCCGGAAGACGACCCTGCTGCGACGCCGGTCCGTCACGACGGCGGACTCTCTGCAGCAGCAGCTGTCACAACTGCATTGGTGGGCGGACAGTCACGGTTCGATTGGGACGGCGCAGCGCAGTTGAACCCGCGCTACACCTTCGACGGCTTCGTGATCGGCGCGGGAAATCAATTCGCGCATGCGGCGTCGTTGGCAGTTGCTGAGCGGCCCTCGAAGGCCTACAACCCGCTCTTCCTCTACGGCGGGGTCGGCATGGGTAAGACCCACTTGATGCAGGCCATCGGCCACGAAATCAAGAAGCGGGCGCCGCAGGTAGCCATCTGCTATCTCTCGAGCGAGAAGTTCACGAATGAAATGATTAACTCGCTGCGCTACGACAAGATGAGCAGCTTCCGCGACAAGTTTCGCAACGTGGATGTGCTGCTGGTGGACGATATTCAGTTCCTGGCCCAGAAGGAACGCACCCAGGAAGAATTCTTCCATACCTTCAACGCGCTTCACGAGTCCATGAAGCAGATCGTGATCGCCAGCGATCGCCCACCCAAGGAGTTGGCCGAGATTGAAGATCGTCTGCGTAGCCGCTTTGAGTGGGGCTTGATTGCCGACATTCAGCCGCCCGACCTGGAAACCAAGGTCGCCATCCTGCAGAAGAAAGCGGAGCAGGAGCACGTCACCCTGCCCACCGACGTGGCGCTGTATATCGCGTCCAATATACGTTCCAATGTTCGCGAGCTCGAGGGAGCCCTGATTCGCTTGATCGCTCACTCTTCGCTGATTGGGGCTGAGATCACCCTGCCCTACACCCAGCAGGTGCTGAAGAATTTTATTGATTCCCAGGCGCGCAAGGTGACGATCGAAGCCATCCAAAAGGCAGTCGCCGAACAGTTTGGGCTACGACTGGTGGAGATCAAAGCCAAGAACAACTCACGGGCGATCGTCTATCCGCGCCAGATTGCAATGTACCTTGCCAAACATCTGACCGAGGCTTCCCTGCCGGAGATTGGTCGTCAGTTTGGGGGCAAGCACCACACCACCGTGCTGCACTCGGTGGAGAAGATTGATGACGTCCGCAAGAACGATAAGGATTTAAACAGGCTCCTGAATAAACTAACGGAGACTTTAGGCGGATGA
- the mscL gene encoding large conductance mechanosensitive channel protein MscL: MLKGFKQFLLRGNVIDLAVAVVIGAAFGAVVTAFVKDLLTPLIAALVGKPDFSAFKFTVRGSTFLYGEFVNAVVSFLLIAVAVYFFVVTPINALISRSRKEPPPDPTTKKCPECLSEIPIDARRCAFCTSAIPPGAVKAVS; encoded by the coding sequence ATGCTGAAAGGCTTCAAGCAGTTTCTGTTGCGGGGTAATGTGATTGACCTGGCTGTTGCCGTGGTGATCGGCGCCGCGTTCGGCGCGGTGGTAACGGCATTTGTCAAAGACCTGCTGACACCGCTCATCGCGGCTCTCGTAGGGAAGCCAGATTTCTCAGCCTTCAAATTCACGGTTCGCGGCAGCACATTTTTGTACGGCGAATTTGTGAACGCCGTGGTTTCTTTTCTGTTGATCGCGGTGGCGGTTTATTTCTTCGTCGTCACACCCATAAATGCGCTCATTTCACGCTCGCGCAAGGAGCCGCCTCCCGATCCGACAACCAAGAAATGTCCTGAGTGCCTGAGCGAAATTCCCATTGATGCGCGGCGCTGTGCTTTCTGCACATCGGCGATTCCCCCGGGTGCGGTCAAAGCGGTTTCGTAG
- the rnpA gene encoding ribonuclease P protein component: protein MRESPRSGRLLKHADFQRVYELGRRHFAPHLTAFYLGRESSGSRVGFTVSRALGGAVERNRIKRRMREAVRLQRDQLSVSADVVFNPKKSALKADFTELEKEVAGCFQVVSGKLARM from the coding sequence GTGCGAGAGTCTCCCCGCAGCGGCCGATTGCTGAAGCATGCAGATTTTCAGCGAGTGTATGAGCTTGGCCGAAGGCACTTTGCTCCGCACCTGACCGCTTTCTACCTTGGCCGCGAGAGCAGCGGCTCACGTGTGGGATTTACGGTAAGCCGCGCGCTGGGCGGTGCGGTAGAACGAAATCGCATCAAGCGGCGAATGCGCGAAGCGGTGCGTCTGCAACGGGACCAACTGTCAGTGAGCGCTGATGTGGTTTTTAACCCTAAGAAGAGCGCTCTCAAGGCAGACTTTACTGAGCTAGAAAAGGAAGTTGCGGGCTGCTTCCAGGTGGTCAGCGGCAAACTGGCAAGAATGTAA
- a CDS encoding R3H domain-containing nucleic acid-binding protein encodes MAIQDKAAAARKIDELLRAFIAAGNFKLKYRITVDPPLPEDRDWERPAILVEFSGPDASLLLERGAELLRALEHIAQEALRLHSAEHDKVAFDCMNYRSMRLEELKLAATVAAERVRKTGSPYTFSPMSSRERRILHLALHEEADLRTESAGEAGRRSVVVYPKEYKPKTPSRR; translated from the coding sequence ATGGCCATTCAGGACAAAGCGGCAGCAGCAAGAAAGATTGACGAATTGCTGCGCGCCTTCATCGCCGCGGGCAATTTCAAGCTCAAATACCGCATCACCGTGGACCCGCCCTTGCCCGAAGATCGTGACTGGGAGCGGCCAGCTATTTTGGTGGAGTTCTCCGGACCTGACGCCAGTCTGCTCTTGGAGCGTGGCGCCGAACTTTTACGCGCACTCGAGCACATTGCCCAGGAGGCTCTGCGGCTGCACTCTGCGGAGCACGACAAGGTCGCTTTCGATTGCATGAATTACCGCAGCATGCGATTAGAAGAGCTGAAGTTGGCGGCAACTGTCGCCGCTGAGCGGGTGCGCAAGACCGGCAGCCCTTACACGTTCAGTCCAATGTCGTCTCGCGAGCGGCGAATTCTGCACCTGGCGTTGCACGAGGAAGCTGACTTAAGAACCGAGAGCGCCGGCGAAGCTGGCCGGCGATCGGTTGTGGTTTATCCAAAGGAATACAAGCCAAAGACGCCCTCTCGGCGATAA
- the dnaN gene encoding DNA polymerase III subunit beta, protein MPAEATLTAAGTSTLEIAVSRSELLRELTATQGVVERKTTIPILSNFLFEAAGDRLSITATDLDLSLRTSCPAKVKKEGACTIPARKLYDYVKLLPDTDISLRLLENHWVNIRAGRSNTKMVGMAKSNFPSLPAFPNAGIVKVPVSVLRTLISKTIFAISNEESRYTLNGALMVLKPESITMVATDGHRLAHIETAEKFPNVGEMKTLVPKKAMAELHLLLQNSDEDVLEFAKDESTLFFRIGHRLLTSRQLTGQFPNYEAVLPKDNSRVVTVRCDDLNAAIQRVAQFADERSGAIRLRLEKNELKISSSSTEAGESEDAIDTAYTAEPLTIGFNSAYLLDFLKAADSQEVRLELKDSQSAGQLRPEDNEQYKYRYIVMPMRI, encoded by the coding sequence ATGCCGGCAGAAGCCACTCTTACCGCAGCAGGAACCTCCACACTGGAAATTGCCGTAAGCCGATCAGAACTCCTCCGGGAGTTGACGGCTACGCAGGGTGTGGTTGAGCGCAAGACCACCATTCCTATCCTTTCCAACTTTTTGTTTGAGGCCGCAGGAGACCGGCTCTCCATTACCGCCACGGACCTCGACCTCAGCTTGCGGACCTCCTGCCCGGCCAAGGTCAAGAAGGAAGGTGCATGCACGATCCCGGCACGTAAGCTCTACGATTACGTGAAGCTGCTGCCGGATACCGACATCTCTCTGAGGCTGCTGGAGAACCACTGGGTTAACATCCGCGCCGGACGGTCCAACACAAAAATGGTCGGGATGGCGAAGTCAAACTTCCCCAGCCTACCGGCGTTTCCCAATGCGGGAATTGTGAAGGTCCCGGTTTCCGTGCTGCGTACCTTGATCAGCAAAACCATTTTTGCCATCTCGAATGAAGAATCGCGCTACACCCTGAATGGCGCGCTCATGGTGTTGAAGCCGGAGTCCATCACCATGGTGGCCACCGATGGCCATCGCCTGGCACACATCGAGACCGCGGAAAAGTTCCCCAATGTTGGCGAGATGAAGACCCTGGTGCCCAAGAAGGCGATGGCTGAACTGCATCTGCTACTCCAGAATTCCGATGAAGACGTGCTGGAGTTCGCCAAGGACGAGTCCACCCTGTTCTTCCGCATCGGGCACCGATTGCTTACCTCGCGTCAGCTCACCGGGCAGTTTCCCAATTACGAAGCCGTACTGCCGAAGGACAACTCCAGAGTCGTCACCGTGCGCTGTGACGATCTGAATGCAGCCATCCAGCGCGTAGCACAGTTTGCTGATGAGCGCTCGGGTGCGATCCGGCTACGCTTGGAGAAGAATGAGCTGAAGATCTCATCTTCCTCCACTGAGGCCGGTGAGTCGGAAGATGCTATTGATACCGCCTACACCGCCGAACCATTGACGATTGGGTTTAATTCCGCCTACCTGCTGGATTTCCTCAAAGCTGCCGATTCGCAGGAGGTCCGCCTCGAGCTTAAGGACTCACAATCCGCCGGCCAGCTCCGCCCCGAGGACAACGAGCAGTACAAGTACCGTTATATTGTTATGCCGATGAGGATCTGA